GTTTGGTCGACAGGCATGTCTGAGGTCATTTTCAAAAGTCTCAATATTTTAGGTTTTAGTATCCTTCTTATTTTCTTAGTATGGCTCGTTAAAAGTCCAAAAAACGTTCCGTGGATGCTATCAATTGCTGTCATGTTTTCTTCAATCGGTTTTATTGGGGAATTTGAAGTTGTAAGAGAGAGCGTTAGAAAACCATACATTATTTATAATTATATGTACGCAAACGGAATGTTAGCGAAAGATGAAGAAACACTGAAAAAAGAAGGTTATCTAGCAAATGCAACATGGGCAAAAGAAAAAGAAGTTACTGACAACAATATGGTGGAAGCTGGTCGAGACGTTTTCGTTGGTCAATGTATTACTTGTCATACGATTGATGGATGGCGAGATACACGAGCTTTAGCTACTAGAATGAAAGGTTGGGATAAGGAAGCCATTATGTCCTTTATTCCTAATATGCATTATGCACAAGTAGCAATGCCACCATTTATGGGGACAGAAGAAGAGATTGAAGCATTAGCCACTTATATTGTAACAGAATTGGAAAATGATAAAGAGGTGACCCAAAAATGAACCATCTAGTTTTTGCATTAATTTCTTCTGATAACCCTTTACCGATTCCTGCACCCATTGGTTTACTAGAAATTTTGATTGTCTTAACATTTATTCTTCATATTATTTTTGTGAATTTTACTATTTCATTGACTGCAGGTGCTGTTGGGCTAGAAATTACGGGGATAATGAAAAAAAATAGTTTATTTGATAAAATGGCACAAATTTGTTCCTTCCATGCTTCAATACATAAGAGTATTGCAGTTGTTTTAGGTGTTGGTCCATTATTAATTGTAAGTGTCTTATATACACAATATTTTTATTCTTCCACAATTTTAATAGGGAAGGCTTGGATGAGTTTATTAATCCTACTCATTGCTGCATTCCTATTGTTATACATTTATAAGTTCACTTGGGTTAAATTCCAAACAAACAAATTATTGCATTTGAGTATTGGCCTATTAGCCATGTTAATTTTGTTTTTTGTCCCTCTTATTTTTATTGTCAATGTCACTTCCATGTTATATCCGGATCGTTGGGGAGAAGCAAATGGTTTTTTTGAAAGCTTATTTTACTATCCTCAAATTTGGCAACGTTACCTACATTTTATGCTCGCGAGTTTAGCAACAGGTGGCTTTTATATGTTTGTCTATTTTGCTTATTTGAAACGAAAGCAGAAGAAACTAGAGCAACATGAACAAGCATTAAAACTTTTTGGTGCCAAAGTAGGCTTTTGGGTTACAATTACACAGTTAGTAACTGGTTTTTTATTATTATTTTCTTTCAATACGAATATTCGTATGCTTTATTTAGGCGAAGATTTATTGTTAACTTCTTTACTTATTATTTCTATTGTCTTAACAGTCATCCTTTGTATGCTACTCTATGCAGCAGGCTATAAGGATTCTGCTAATTCTTTTCTCGCCTCTATTTTGGTCTTCATATTAGTTATTGGTATTATGGGCTGGATGCGTCATGAATTGAGAGAAGCCTATTTATCACCTTATCTCGATGAACATCCACGAACAGAGGAGCGATTAGAGTCTACGTTGAAATAGAAATATAGACCGCAAGGAACACCGTAGACAAAGTCGATTTATTCGACTTTGTCTATTCAATATATAGTGATTACGTTTTAAACACTCGTAACTTACTATTCTTCTTGCAGCAGAAACTCTTCCTCATCTGGTTCCCACGCTTGACCAAATGAATGATCTTTAAATAGTGCTGCAAGTCCTGTAATCTGCTTCAATCGTAATATTTCATCGCGATCCATCCCCAAATGCTTTGCAATCCATGCATCAGAGCGCCCCAGTTCGTGTAGTTCTTTCACGATGTTACTCATCAAATCTACATTATGGCTTCCTCTAGCACGGTTATGTCGTATGGTACTTGCTATTCGCTGATCAATCGGCTTATCTATGATAGATACAGGTAGCATACCTCCTTCACGCTCATAGATATCTGAAAACTCCTTCATAATTCGATAACGATGAAACCCATCCACAATAATATAGTTATCCTCTTCCTTGTTATGATAACAAACGATGGGCATTGTATAGCCGTCATTTTTAATACTATCGTACAACAGTTTCATCTCGGGTGGCGCAACGGCATTCGGATTATAATCATTCGGTAAGATTTTTTCGAATGGGATTGGGTAAATTTGATAAACTGGACTCTTACTCTTCACTATCCATATCCTCCAAACTTCTATATTTTTTTTTGATATAGTCAAGTTGGGATTGTTGTTGACGTGTTAAACCATATCCCATAAATCGGCAAATATGATCATTCTTCAGAATACAGAAACACATCCGTTTCCAACTTGGAATATCCTTAGTTGACTTGATATCATCCGTATCATCTGGTATTTTTTGCAAAAAAATGATGCGCGAATTCTTAAACGTCGTATAGTTAGACACGCCATTCCTTTTAATTTTATAACCATTTTCTTCTAATTCTCGAATTGTTTCTTCTTCGAGTCCACCACCAACTGTATGCCAAAATTCAATGGATTTATTAAATTTCTTAATATAATTATTCCGTAGTTGTAAAGGCAAAGTCTGCAATAAAAATTGCGTATAGGACTTCCATGTATGCCCTTCTGGAAGTGTGACTGTCCGATATCCCATGGCTTTTGTCTTTGCATATATCTGCGTAAAATTAGCACCTTGTACTCTTCCTACTAACTTCACCCAAATTTGTGGATCAAGAATTCGGTAGAGGTTCAAGGAATCTTTAGCATAATCTTGAAACGGGGAGGCAACACGCATTTGAGAAGCTGTTAATCCAGCCTTATAATACAAGTCATAAAGTGGATTATAATCATAGTTGAAAGCATAATAGGCATGCCAAACATCTTCAACAGACCAGTCGTAAAGCGGTGAAGCTGTCCAAACATCCTTAAACTGTTGTGTAATCCAGCACTGTTCTTTAT
This genomic interval from Lysinibacillus sphaericus contains the following:
- a CDS encoding cytochrome ubiquinol oxidase subunit I is translated as MNHLVFALISSDNPLPIPAPIGLLEILIVLTFILHIIFVNFTISLTAGAVGLEITGIMKKNSLFDKMAQICSFHASIHKSIAVVLGVGPLLIVSVLYTQYFYSSTILIGKAWMSLLILLIAAFLLLYIYKFTWVKFQTNKLLHLSIGLLAMLILFFVPLIFIVNVTSMLYPDRWGEANGFFESLFYYPQIWQRYLHFMLASLATGGFYMFVYFAYLKRKQKKLEQHEQALKLFGAKVGFWVTITQLVTGFLLLFSFNTNIRMLYLGEDLLLTSLLIISIVLTVILCMLLYAAGYKDSANSFLASILVFILVIGIMGWMRHELREAYLSPYLDEHPRTEERLESTLK
- a CDS encoding phosphoadenosine phosphosulfate reductase, with translation MRRNYLQKNVYQALQERLHFIFSEFDVIYLSFSGGKDSGLLLNLLMDFRDTYYPHQIIGVFHQDFEAQYSVTTEYVEKTFERLTDRVERYWVCLPMATRTALSSYEMYWYPWDDSKKDSWVRAMPKYDYVINLENNPIHTYRYKMHQEDLAKQFGRWYRQSHGGEKTVCLLGIRADESLQRYSGFVNKKYGYKEQCWITQQFKDVWTASPLYDWSVEDVWHAYYAFNYDYNPLYDLYYKAGLTASQMRVASPFQDYAKDSLNLYRILDPQIWVKLVGRVQGANFTQIYAKTKAMGYRTVTLPEGHTWKSYTQFLLQTLPLQLRNNYIKKFNKSIEFWHTVGGGLEEETIRELEENGYKIKRNGVSNYTTFKNSRIIFLQKIPDDTDDIKSTKDIPSWKRMCFCILKNDHICRFMGYGLTRQQQSQLDYIKKKYRSLEDMDSEE
- a CDS encoding IbrB-like domain-containing protein — encoded protein: MKSKSPVYQIYPIPFEKILPNDYNPNAVAPPEMKLLYDSIKNDGYTMPIVCYHNKEEDNYIIVDGFHRYRIMKEFSDIYEREGGMLPVSIIDKPIDQRIASTIRHNRARGSHNVDLMSNIVKELHELGRSDAWIAKHLGMDRDEILRLKQITGLAALFKDHSFGQAWEPDEEEFLLQEE